One genomic window of Rhinolophus ferrumequinum isolate MPI-CBG mRhiFer1 chromosome 23, mRhiFer1_v1.p, whole genome shotgun sequence includes the following:
- the HRH3 gene encoding histamine H3 receptor — translation MERAPPDGPLNASGALASEAAAAAAAAGGARGFSAAWTAVLAALMALLIVTTVLGNALVMLAFVADSSLRTQNNFFLLNLAISDFLVGAFCIPLYVPYVLTGRWPFGRGLCKLWLVMDYLLCTSSVFNIVLISYDRFLSVTRAVSYRAQQGDTRQAVRKMVLVWVLAFLLYGPAILSWEYLSGGSSIPEGHCYAEFFYNWYFLITASTLEFFTPFLSVTFFNLSIYLNIQKRTRDRLDGVREAAGPEPPPEAPGSPPAVWGCWGCWPTGRGEAVPLHTYRGGEAGEAALGGSGGGTAASPSSSSGSSSRGTERPHSLKRGSKPSASSSLEKRMKMASQTITQRFRLSRDKKVAKSLAVIVSIFGLCWAPYTLLMIIRAACHGHCVPDYWYETSFWLLWANSAINPILYPLCHYSFRRAFTKLLCPHKLKAQPHSSLEHCWK, via the exons ATGGAGCGCGCGCCACCCGACGGGCCGCTGAACGCGTCGGGGGCGCTGGCTagcgaggcggcggcggcggcggcggcggcgggcggggcgCGCGGCTTCTCCGCCGCCTGGACCGCGGTGCTGGCCGCGCTCATGGCGCTGCTCATCGTGACCACGGTGCTGGGCAACGCGCTGGTCATGCTCGCCTTCGTGGCTGACTCGAGCCTCCGCACCCAGAACAACTTCTTTCTGCTCAACCTCGCCATCTCCGACTTCCTCGTGG GGGCCTTCTGCATCCCACTGTATGTGCCCTACGTGCTGACTGGCCGCTGGCCCTTTGGCCGGGGCCTGTGCAAGCTGTGGCTGGTGATGGACTATCTGCTCTGCACCTCCTCCGTCTTCAACATCGTGCTCATCAGCTATGACCGCTTCCTGTCGGTCACGCGTGCT GTCTCCTACCGGGCCCAGCAGGGCGACACGCGGCAGGCGGTGCGGAAGATGGTGCTGGTGTGGGTGCTGGCCTTCCTGCTGTACGGGCCGGCCATCCTGAGCTGGGAGTACCTGTCGGGCGGCAGCTCCATCCCCGAGGGCCACTGCTATGCCGAGTTCTTCTACAACTGGTACTTCCTCATCACGGCCTCCACGCTCGAGTTCTTCACGCCCTTCCTCAGTGTCACTTTCTTCAACCTCAGCATTTACCTAAACATCCAGAAGCGCACCCGCGACCGGCTGGACGGGGTGCGGGAGGCGGCCGGCCCGGAGCCCCCACCCGAGGCCCCGGGCTCCCCGCCGGCCGTgtggggctgctggggctgctggcCGACGGGGCGTGGGGAGGCCGTGCCGCTGCACACGTACCGGGGCGGCGAGGCAGGCGAGGCGGCCCTGGGGGGCAGCGGAGGGGGCACCGCGGCCTCGCCCTCCTCCAGCTCAGGCAGCTCCTCTCGAGGCACAGAGCGGCCCCACTCGCTCAAGAGGGGCTCCAAGCCATCGGCGTCCTCGTCGCTGGAGAAGCGCATGAAGATGGCGTCCCAGACCATCACCCAGCGCTTCCGGCTGTCGCGGGACAAGAAGGTGGCCAAGTCCCTGGCTGTCATCGTGAGCATCTTCGGGCTCTGCTGGGCCCCCTACACTCTCCTGATGATCATCCGGGCCGCCTGCCACGGCCACTGCGTCCCCGACTACTGGTACGAGACGTCCTTCTGGCTGCTGTGGGCCAACTCGGCAATCAACCCCATCCTCTACCCGCTGTGCCACTACAGCTTCCGCCGCGCCTTCACCAagctgctctgtccccacaagctcAAGGCCCAGCCTCACAGCTCCCTAGAGCACTGCTGGAAGTGA